In the bacterium genome, TATTCTATAAAAAAATTTTTTTTCAACCATTTTAACCCCTGTATTTTTTTGAAATAAGAATTCTCAATGTTAAAAATGAAAAGAAAAAACAAATACTTAAATAAAATATTATATCCCTTGTATCAAGAATACCTTTTGGAAAATTTTCGTAATGATTATATATAGAAATAAAGTCAAAAAAGTTTGAATATTTTGGTAAAATTTCAGAAATCCAACCAATGATCCAGAAAAGTAATGAAACTCCAAAAGTTATAATTGCTGAAATAATCTGGCTTTCTGTAAGAGAGGAAATTAAAATACCTATAGAAATAAAACTACCTCCGAGTAAAAGAAGTCCGAGAAAACTATTTAAAATAATTCCCTTATCCAGGTTTACCCATTTTTCAAGAATAAAAATATAAAGAAATGGTATCAAGGTCATTATAGTAAAGATTGAAAAACAGGCAAGAAATTTTCCCCAGTAGATATCTGAATCCTTAAGCGGGTATGTAAATAAAAGTTCTATTGTACCAAGCCGTCTTTCTTCTGAAAACAATCTCATTGTTAAAAGCGGTAAAACAAAAAGAGATGTTATAGCCATATTAAAAAATAAAGGTTTAATAATCATTTCATTTGGTGAAAGAGTAAAATAGGGATAAGGGCTTCCCGAAAATCTTGTTGAAAGAATTGAATAATAGGCACATAAGGCATAAAAGATAAAACCAGAAATTAAATTGAAAATGAGAATAACAACATAGGCAACCGGAGAAATAAAATAACTTTTAAATTCTTTTTTGAAAATAGACAGAATTCTCATTTTTATTCCTTTGTTGTTAATTTAAGGAAAATATCTTCAAGAGTCATTTCTTTTATTCTCATACCTAAAAGTCCAAAACCACTATTAAGAATTTTTTCTGAAATATCTTTTCTTATATCCTTTTCTGCTATGACAACATATTTATTTATTTTTTCTCCCGCAGAAGAGATAATATTTATGCTTTTAACACCTGGAATTTCTCCTAAAACTTTTTTAACTTTTTCAACATCTCCATCAATTTCAAGATATATTTCAATTCCTCCTTTCAGAGTTGATGTTAAATTTTCAACAGTATCAGTTGCAACAATCTTTCCTTCATTTATAATGATAACTCTTTCACATACCATACTTACTTCAGGAAGAATATGACTTGAAAGAAAGATTGTTCTTTTACCTGATAGATTTTTTATTAAGTTTCTTGTTTCAATAATCTGTTTAGGGTCAAGCCCAATAGTTGGTTCATCAAGAATTAAAACAGAAGGTTCATTCACAAGTGCCTGAGCAATACCAACTCTTTGTTTATATCCTTTTGAAAGTTTATATATTGTTTTATTTTTTACTTCAGAAAGTCCACACTCTTCCATAACTTTTGAAATTCTTTTGTTTTTTTCCTCTTTCTTAACTATTCCTTTTGTTTCACAGACAAAATTTAAAAACTCACTTACAGTAAATTCTTCATATAAAGGATTTCTCTCGGGTAGATATCCTACACTTTTCTGAACCTCAAGTGGATTTTCAAGAATATCATATCCATTGACTATAGCAGTACCCGAAGTTGGAGTTAAAAAACAGGTTAATATTCTCATTATTGTGGTTTTTCCTGCTGCATTTGGTCCAAGAAGTCCTACTATCTCTCCTTTTTCAACTGTAAAACAGACATTTTCTATTGCCTTTGTCTTTCCATAAAATTTTGTTAAATTTTTCGCCTCAACCATCCTGTTTTCTCCTTTACTGTGATTTAAAAAAATTATATTCAATCTTAAAAATATGTCAATTTTAAATCTTTTTTGCTTTTACTGATTTTTTATTTAAAATAAAAAAGATAGGATGAAAAAATTTATCTGTATTTTTTTGATATTTGTTTTTATATTCCTGATAGAAAAGAGTTCTGGAAAAATGGAGGATAAAATGGAATTTAAAAATGCTGAAATTTTATATGTTTCAAATGAAGGAGATAATTCCTTTTCTGGTAGATTAAAGGAAAGAAGTAAAAAAGATGGCCCTTTTAAAACTTTACAGAGAGCAGTTGACGAAATAATAAAGATTAAACAGAAAAATGGTGGAATTCTTAAAAAACAGGTAGTGATTACGATAAAAGGTGGTATATACTTTCTTGAAAAACCTGTTGAATTAACGTATGAACACTCAGGAACTTCTGATTTACCTGTAATTATAATGCCTTATAAAAATGAAAGAGTTATAATTAGTGCTGGTGAGAAGTTAAAAAATTACAAAACAGAAAAGATTGATGGAAAAGAGTTTTTTGTTTTTGATGTTAAAGGAAAAAAATTCAGAAGTTTATGGGTAAATGATGAATATTTGAAAAGAGCAAGGTATCCTAAGAACGGTTATCTGAAAATTGCGGGAATTTCTGAAGAAGATGAAAAAAAAGAATGGAATGAAGGTGTATATAAGGTGAAAATTCATAATGAAGATATAAAAAACTGGAATAATTTTAAAAATAGTGAGGTAATATTAATGACGAGGTGGGTTGAATCAAGATTACCAGTTTATTATGTGGATATAAATAAAGGGATTATTGAGTTTAAAAAGAGAACTGTATTTAAACCGCAGAAAGATGACCTTTATTACATTGAAAATATTTTTGAATTTATGGATGAGAAAGAATGGTATTTTGATTTTGAAAGTGAAAAATTATATTTTTATCCTGAAGAAAAAACAAAAAATTATGAGTTTATTATTCCAAAATTTGAAAATGTCTTAATAATTAAAGGTTGTCCTGAAAAAAATGAATATGTAGAAAATATTTATTTTTATAATATAACATTTTCACATGCTGAATGGTATTTTCCAGAAAAAAGTTTGAAAGGAAATGAATCTGGTGGTTTTGCACAGGCGGCAATTGAAATTCCCGGTGCAGTTTACTGTGAAGGTATGAGAAATTGTAAATTTGAAAATTGTGAAATAACCAATGTTGGCACTTATGGGTTTGAATTTTCAAAGGGATGTCAGAATAACAAAATTATTAACTGTAAAACTCATAGTATCGGTGCTGGCGGAATAAAGATAGGTGAAAGAATTACTAGAGAGGAAAAAAATTTAAAGACATATGGAAATGAAATAAAAGGATGTATTATAAAGGATGGCGGAAAGATTTTTCACAGTGCAGTAGGGATATGGATTGGACAGAGTTATGGAAATATTATTGAGAAAAATGAGATATATGATTTTTATTATACAGGAATAAGTATTGGATGGACATGGGGCTATGGAAAATCGCTTGCAGGTGGAAATATTGTTAAATTTAATAATGTTCATCATATTGGTAAAAAAACAGATGGAGATGGTCCAATTTTAAGTGATATGGGTGGAATATATACACTTGGAATTCAGGATGGAACTCTTATAAGTAACAATATCTTCCATGATATTTATGGATACTGGTATGGTGGATGGGGTATTTATTTTGATGAAGGAAGTACCCATATAATTGCAGAAAATAATCTCGTTTATAATACAACACATGGTGGATTCCACCAGCATTACGGAAAAGAGAATATTGTGAGAAACAATATTTTTGCCTTTGGAAGAGACCAGCAAATACAGATAACAAGACCTGAAAATCATATAAGATTTACATTTGAAAGAAACATTGTTATTGGAAATACAGAAAAATGGATTTACGGAGGAATTGATTTTAATTTTATGTTTAACAATAACCTTTATTTCAGAATTGATGGAAAAGAAATAAAAATATTTGACCATGGAGGGAAGATTTACACTTTTAAGGATTGGCAGAAGAAAGGGATGGATACAGATTCTATTTTAGAAGACCCTTTATTTTATGACATAAAAAATTTCAACTTTAAATTAAAAAATAATTCACCTGCTTTTAAAATTGGATTTAAGGAATTTGAATTGCCAGAAAGATAAGTTATAGTTGCTGTAATGTTAAAAATTTATAGTAAAAACCTTTCTTTTCATACAATTGAGAATGTGTTCCTTCTTCAACTATTTCACCCTTTTCCAAAACAATAATCTTATTTGTATCTTTTATTGTGGATAATCTGTGTGCAACGATAAAAACAGTCCTTCCTTCCATTGTTTTTTCTATTGCTTTTTGAACTATCTTTTCTGATTCACTGTCAAGAGAAGCGGTTGCTTCGTCAAATATAAGAATTTCAGGATTTTTATATATTGCTCTTGCTATTGATATTAACTGTTTCTGACCTCCTGATAGATTTATTCCCTTTTCTCCAAGAAGTGTATTTTCTTTTTCAGGTAATTCATTTATAAATTTTAAAAGCCCAACTGTTTCAATAACTTCCTTAAATCTTTTATCATTATTTTCTCCAAAAGTAATATTGTCTTTTATCGTACCATAAAAAATAATGGGTTCCTGCGGAACATAACCTATATGTTTTCTCAATGAATTGAGTTTAAAATCCTTTATATTTTTACCATCTATCAAAATTTCTCCTTCTGTGGGGTCAAAAAATCTCAATATTAAACTTATTAAAGTACTTTTGCCTGAACCGGTTTTCCCAACAATTCCTATTTTATCACCTTTTTTAACGACAAGATTAATATTTTTAAGAACTGTTCTTGAATTGTAAGAAAATCCAACATTTTTAAACTCAATTTTATCCTTCAAACCATCAAAAATTTCCTTTCCCTCATCCTTTACAGTTGATTTGAAATCAAGTATATAAAAAATTCTTGGTAAAACTGAACTTGAATGTTTTATAGTAGCATATGTTTGCATAGTTTCTTTAAGTGGACTTATTATTGAAAAAAGGGCAAAGAAAAAAAGGAATAGAAAACCTGCTGTAAGTGTTCCTGCTAGAATTTTATTTCCTGCATAATATATAATCAAACCTGAAGCCACTGCGCCACAGAAGTCAGTAAAAGGACCTATCAACAGAACTCTTTTATTTATTGACATAATTGTTCTGAAAATATTTTCATTTTCTTTTCTGAATTTTTTTAATGTTTCTTCTTCAAGATTGTATGCTTTTATTATTTTCTGTCCGAAAATACTTTCATTTATAAAATTTCCTATTTTTCCGTATGTTTCCTGAATTATTCTTCCGAGATTTCTTAATTTTCTCGTCCAGTGTAAAACAGGAACAAGGATTACCGGATATATAAAAATTGAAACTAAACTCATCTGCCAGTCAATTATAAAAACTATTGATAGATAACTGATTACAAGAAAAATTGGAAATATAAAATTCGGAAAAAACATTTCAAAAACAGAATTAAGAAGTCCAATATCATATACAACCCTTGTTGTTAATTCACCTGTTTGTGTGTAGGTAAAAAAATCAAGAGAAAGATTTAAAAATTTTGTATATACTTTATCTCTCAGGTCTGTCTGAATTTTTGTTGAAAAAAATCTGAAAAAATAGTTGCTGAAATAAAAACAGATACCTTTAAGTAAAAAAGTCAAAAATATGAATGCAATTAAATATTTTAAAACAAGCAAAGGAGGAAAAGAATTAATTTTTGTTATTATCGGTTCTATTTTAACTCCAATAAAATGTGGAATATTTTCAGGAAGGGTTATTTTTTTACCTGAAAGTATTCTGTCTATAAGTGGAATAATAGAAGTAAAGGATATAGAATTCAAAATAATGTAAAGAATAGAAAGGATGACCCCGGTTACAATATATTCCCAGTGGATTTTAATATAGTTTCTAATCTTTAAATATTCTTTTATCAATTTTTAACTCCTTCAATGATAAACCTGCAAATTTTTTCACTGATGTTTTTTTCTCCAAGAAGTTCTATCATTCTTTCATATCCCTCTATCTGTTTTTTATAAATATCTTTCCTTTCAATCAGATTAATTATATCATTTACAACGTCTTTTATCCTGAAATTCTGAATATATTCAGGTACAACCTTTTCATTTAGAATTAAGTTAACAGGACTTATAAAATCTACATTAACAATAAATCTACATAAAAAATAGTTCAAAAAAGATGTTCTGTAAAAGACCACCATCGGTTTTTTTAAATATGCAACTTCAAGATTTACAGTCCCTGAAACTGAAAGTATAACATCTGAATTTTCAATTAAATAATACAAATCCTTTTCTATTTTATACTCAATATCAGGGTCTTTGAATATTTTTTTTATAATCTCCTTAAATTCCTCATTCAATGATGATATCCAGACATCAAAATCCAATTCATTCTTCAAATTTTTAATTACATCTTTAATAGCAGGAAGATTATAAATTAATTCTTCTCTTCTGCTACCCGGTAAGATTCCTATAATATATCCCTTTTTTTCAAATTTTTCAACTTCTGTTTTTATAAGGTCTATAACAGGATGCCCGAAATAAACATATGGAATATTTTCCTTTCTGTAAATATCTACCTCAAAATGAAATATAGGAATAACAAAATCAATATATTTTTTTAAAATTTTAATTCTTCTGTAATTATGCGCCCAGATTTTAGGTGGAATATAATAAAAGGTTTTATATTTCCTTTTTAATCTTTTCGCTATTTCAAGGTTAAATCCCGGATTGTCAATAAAAATAATGATATCCGGTTTTTCTTTTTCTATCT is a window encoding:
- a CDS encoding ABC transporter permease, yielding MRILSIFKKEFKSYFISPVAYVVILIFNLISGFIFYALCAYYSILSTRFSGSPYPYFTLSPNEMIIKPLFFNMAITSLFVLPLLTMRLFSEERRLGTIELLFTYPLKDSDIYWGKFLACFSIFTIMTLIPFLYIFILEKWVNLDKGIILNSFLGLLLLGGSFISIGILISSLTESQIISAIITFGVSLLFWIIGWISEILPKYSNFFDFISIYNHYENFPKGILDTRDIIFYLSICFFFSFLTLRILISKKYRG
- a CDS encoding right-handed parallel beta-helix repeat-containing protein; its protein translation is MEFKNAEILYVSNEGDNSFSGRLKERSKKDGPFKTLQRAVDEIIKIKQKNGGILKKQVVITIKGGIYFLEKPVELTYEHSGTSDLPVIIMPYKNERVIISAGEKLKNYKTEKIDGKEFFVFDVKGKKFRSLWVNDEYLKRARYPKNGYLKIAGISEEDEKKEWNEGVYKVKIHNEDIKNWNNFKNSEVILMTRWVESRLPVYYVDINKGIIEFKKRTVFKPQKDDLYYIENIFEFMDEKEWYFDFESEKLYFYPEEKTKNYEFIIPKFENVLIIKGCPEKNEYVENIYFYNITFSHAEWYFPEKSLKGNESGGFAQAAIEIPGAVYCEGMRNCKFENCEITNVGTYGFEFSKGCQNNKIINCKTHSIGAGGIKIGERITREEKNLKTYGNEIKGCIIKDGGKIFHSAVGIWIGQSYGNIIEKNEIYDFYYTGISIGWTWGYGKSLAGGNIVKFNNVHHIGKKTDGDGPILSDMGGIYTLGIQDGTLISNNIFHDIYGYWYGGWGIYFDEGSTHIIAENNLVYNTTHGGFHQHYGKENIVRNNIFAFGRDQQIQITRPENHIRFTFERNIVIGNTEKWIYGGIDFNFMFNNNLYFRIDGKEIKIFDHGGKIYTFKDWQKKGMDTDSILEDPLFYDIKNFNFKLKNNSPAFKIGFKEFELPER
- a CDS encoding ABC transporter ATP-binding protein; translation: MIKEYLKIRNYIKIHWEYIVTGVILSILYIILNSISFTSIIPLIDRILSGKKITLPENIPHFIGVKIEPIITKINSFPPLLVLKYLIAFIFLTFLLKGICFYFSNYFFRFFSTKIQTDLRDKVYTKFLNLSLDFFTYTQTGELTTRVVYDIGLLNSVFEMFFPNFIFPIFLVISYLSIVFIIDWQMSLVSIFIYPVILVPVLHWTRKLRNLGRIIQETYGKIGNFINESIFGQKIIKAYNLEEETLKKFRKENENIFRTIMSINKRVLLIGPFTDFCGAVASGLIIYYAGNKILAGTLTAGFLFLFFFALFSIISPLKETMQTYATIKHSSSVLPRIFYILDFKSTVKDEGKEIFDGLKDKIEFKNVGFSYNSRTVLKNINLVVKKGDKIGIVGKTGSGKSTLISLILRFFDPTEGEILIDGKNIKDFKLNSLRKHIGYVPQEPIIFYGTIKDNITFGENNDKRFKEVIETVGLLKFINELPEKENTLLGEKGINLSGGQKQLISIARAIYKNPEILIFDEATASLDSESEKIVQKAIEKTMEGRTVFIVAHRLSTIKDTNKIIVLEKGEIVEEGTHSQLYEKKGFYYKFLTLQQL
- the lpxB gene encoding lipid-A-disaccharide synthase; amino-acid sequence: MKICILAGEKSGDNYGALLCRNFKKEKKDIFIFGTGGREMEKEGAKLIKGFPFGQMGFSGVLKKIFPYISFMKKVIKEIEKEKPDIIIFIDNPGFNLEIAKRLKRKYKTFYYIPPKIWAHNYRRIKILKKYIDFVIPIFHFEVDIYRKENIPYVYFGHPVIDLIKTEVEKFEKKGYIIGILPGSRREELIYNLPAIKDVIKNLKNELDFDVWISSLNEEFKEIIKKIFKDPDIEYKIEKDLYYLIENSDVILSVSGTVNLEVAYLKKPMVVFYRTSFLNYFLCRFIVNVDFISPVNLILNEKVVPEYIQNFRIKDVVNDIINLIERKDIYKKQIEGYERMIELLGEKNISEKICRFIIEGVKN
- a CDS encoding ATP-binding cassette domain-containing protein; protein product: MVEAKNLTKFYGKTKAIENVCFTVEKGEIVGLLGPNAAGKTTIMRILTCFLTPTSGTAIVNGYDILENPLEVQKSVGYLPERNPLYEEFTVSEFLNFVCETKGIVKKEEKNKRISKVMEECGLSEVKNKTIYKLSKGYKQRVGIAQALVNEPSVLILDEPTIGLDPKQIIETRNLIKNLSGKRTIFLSSHILPEVSMVCERVIIINEGKIVATDTVENLTSTLKGGIEIYLEIDGDVEKVKKVLGEIPGVKSINIISSAGEKINKYVVIAEKDIRKDISEKILNSGFGLLGMRIKEMTLEDIFLKLTTKE